A single genomic interval of Melitaea cinxia chromosome 18, ilMelCinx1.1, whole genome shotgun sequence harbors:
- the LOC123662144 gene encoding translation initiation factor IF-2, mitochondrial translates to MFRSVVLRCFFRLPIKHLKNECFLQIPETGKDYSKLFWSTRRRISVSSISFKKRKSSEEKAIENQGKRVIRYSPKAGSEVVGIWRNMTVQEIADVLKKNVDHVYKALEFADKNSDTIYRKDTVIHNPQIIRDVVKISGCRFKIVARPDEEVEKEENKDAVPAPPAPPERLRPRPPVVCVMGHVDHGKTTLLDALRDTSVVDTEFGGITQHIGAFEVKLPSGEKVTFLDTPGHAAFTAMRSRGAHATDVVVLVVAADDGVMEQTLESVRMARQADVPILVAINKIDKPGVNIEKTMRSLAQHGLVCEALGGDVQAVAISALKRLHLDTLVEALILQAQLMDLKADPGGYVEGVVIEAFVDPRTGKQATVLVQRGTLRKGCVIVAGNGWAKVRVLQDSAGVGLQEAPPATPARVLGWREMPAAGDRVLEVDSEKRANEVMKWRHNQRMKEKQESDLEAISIKESEHQAKYKQMLAQKRAIGRFRTRPDGPRQKMIQHDDHPTLSVLVKGDVDGSVEAILDILETYDEHDRVKLELVNYGVGQVTPNDIEVAQAFKAIIYAFNVECPPALSVEAKNSGVTIKRHNVIYKLVDDVKEELNARIPVTQDEELLGEANVLQEFQVSEGKKKVPVAGCRCVKGSLVRNALYRVIRAQEVVFEGKLASMKHLKDEVTTIKRDMECGLRFEDPAFSVQPGDTVICYKMVDVSGKTNWDPGF, encoded by the exons ATGTTTAGAAGTGTCGTATTAAGATG tttttttaggttacccataaaacatttaaaaaatgaatgttttctACAAATACCAGAAACTGGTAAAGATTACTCGAAATTGTTCTGGTCCACTAGACGACGCATTTCAGTATCAagtataagttttaaaaaaagaaaatcttcAGAGGAAAAG gcAATAGAGAATCAAGGAAAGAGGGTGATCAGATATTCACCAAAGGCAGGCTCTGAGGTTGTGGGAATATGGCGTAACATGACGGTTCAGGAGATTGCTGATGTCTTGAAAAAAAACGTTG ACCATGTCTATAAGGCCTTAGAGTTTGCTGATAAAAATTCAGATACAATATACAGAAAAGACACCGTGATCCATAATCCACAGATAATAAGAGACGTTGTAAAAATATCTGGCTGCAGGTTCAAAATTGTCGCTAGACCTGACGAAGAAGTGGAAAAAGAAGAG AATAAAGACGCAGTCCCAGCGCCTCCCGCGCCTCCCGAGAGGCTTCGCCCTCGACCACCAGTGGTATGTGTAATGGGACATGTAGACCATGGGAAGACCACACTTCTCGACGCTCTAAGAGATACATCTGTTGTTGACACTGAGTTTGGAGGGATAACACAACATATAGGAGCTTTTGAAG TGAAGCTACCGTCAGGCGAGAAGGTAACGTTCCTCGACACGCCGGGCCACGCGGCCTTCACGGCGATGCGGTCGCGCGGGGCGCACGCCACGGACGTGGTGGTGCTGGTGGTGGCGGCCGACGACGGCGTCATGGAGCAGACGCTGGAGTCCGTGCGCATGGCGCGCCAGGCGGACG tTCCCATACTGGTGGCAATCAACAAAATCGACAAGCCAGGTGTGAACATT GAAAAAACGATGCGTTCTCTCGCACAACACGGCCTAGTCTGTGAAGCGTTAGGTGGTGACGTTCAAGCTGTAGCCATCTCGGCGTTAAAGAGGCTGCATCTTGATACGTTAGTTGAAGCGCTCATCTTACAAGCACAGCTGATGGACCTAAAGGCGGACCCCGGGGGGTATGTGGAGGGGGTGGTCATTGAAGCCTTTGTTGATCCAAGGACAGG caAGCAAGCAACGGTGCTAGTACAACGAGGTACGTTGCGGAAAGGATGTGTTATCGTCGCCGGAAACGGATGGGCAAAG GTGCGCGTGCTGCAGGACAGCGCAGGTGTAGGCCTGCAGGAGGCGCCGCCCGCCACGCCGGCGCGCGTGCTGGGCTGGCGGGAGATGCCCGCCGCCGGCGACCGCGTGCTGGAGGTGGACAGCGAG AAACGCGCAAACGAAGTAATGAAATGGCGTCACAACCAACGCATGAAGGAGAAGCAGGAGTCCGACCTCGAAGCGATCAGCATCAAGGAGAGCGAACACCAAGCCAAGTACAAACAGATGCTAGCTCAAAAGCGCGCGATCGGTCGCTTCAGGACGCGGCCGGACGGGCCCCGGCAGAAGATGATCCAGCACGACGACCACCCCACGCTCAGTGTGCTGGTTAAAG GTGATGTCGACGGATCCGTAGAAGCAATTCTAGATATTCTGGAAACTTATGACGAGCACGATCGCGTCAAACTGGAACTTGTCAACTACGGCGTGGGACAAGTCACACCCAACGACATCGAG GTCGCGCAAGCTTTCAAGGCTATAATATACGCATTTAACGTGGAGTGTCCACCAGCATTGTCCGTGGAGGCCAAGAATAGTGGGGTGACGATTAAGAGACACAATGTCATCTACAAGCTAGTGGACGACGTCAAAGAAGAGCTCAATGCACGGATACCGGTCACACAAGATGAGGAGTTGCTCG GTGAGGCAAACGTTCTCCAAGAGTTCCAAGTATCGGAAGGCAAGAAGAAAGTCCCAGTGGCTGGCTGTCGCTGTGTGAAGGGGTCGCTTGTCAGGAATGCCCTTTACAGGGTAATCAGGGCACAGGAGGTTGTTTTTGAAG GTAAATTAGCATCAATGAAACATTTAAAAGACGAAGTGACAACAATAAAACGTGATATGGAATGTGGTCTACGTTTCGAAGACCCGGCGTTTAGCGTTCAGCCAGGAGACACCGTTATTTGTTATAAGATGGTTGATGTTTCGGGCAAAACCAATTGGGATCCAGGATTTTAG